The following are from one region of the Quercus robur chromosome 1, dhQueRobu3.1, whole genome shotgun sequence genome:
- the LOC126714051 gene encoding uncharacterized protein LOC126714051: MDDAKRRALIKSQAVKKRESGEEVPKASASVPKRKLTTKSDRPFKQPKVSLEPVVGLMAEGNKAVTPAKQGKGKGLMTVPDGKQERPPSLLRDDSKYALEKLSSIITAEDYEDLGNHSTEAMGETGLFAVAQSLVMMKGLLDRCLNRESTLDRVRAKAQQTGEELGQLQRWRSKMEKKLELSEQARKELEEKTATSLTVIENKEAEIKQLKEELRQAKVAAVEEYRCSESCLGELSDSFLQGFDDSLRQVKKAYPELDLTMVKLEDQAQTSALPVASENTEDLFGDGAAQGDGESAPSKDVPVAEEKKD, translated from the exons atggatgACGCAAAGAGGAGAGCTTTGATCAAGtcccaagccgtcaagaagagggaatccggcgaggaGGTTCCTAAGGCGTCAGCTTCAGTCCCTAAAAGGAAACTGACGACAAAATCCGACCGTCCctttaagcaaccaaaggtctctcttgaacctgtggttggcttaatggctgagggtaacAAGGCCGTCACCCCAGCGAAGCAGGGGAAGGGTAAGGGATTGATGACGGTCCCAGacggtaagcaagagagacctccttcccttctccgtgatgactccaagtatgcattggagaagctgtcgtccatcatcacggcagaagactatgaagacctgggaaaccattcgacggaggccatgggggagacgggcctcttcgccgtcgctcag tccttggtcatgatgaagggactacttgaccggtgtctcaaccgtgagagtaCCTTGGACCGGGTGCGCGCGAAGGCGCAGCAGACGGGggaagagctcggacaactTCAGAGATGGAggtccaagatggagaagaagctggagctttctgagcaggcgaggaaggagctggaggagaagacggccACTTCGCTGACGGTCATAGAGAATAAAGAGGCTGAGATCAAACAACTCAAAGAAGAGCTCCGTCAGGCTAAAGTGGCAGCCGTCGAGGAGTATCGATGCTCGGAGTCCTGTTTGGGCGAGCTGTCGGACTCCTTCCTCCAAGGCTTCGATGATTCcctccgtcaagtcaagaaggcttatccagagctggacttgacaatggtcaaacttgaggaccaagcccagacttctgccctccccgtcgcctccgaaaatacggaggacctttTTGGCGACGGTGCTGCTCAAGGAGACGGAGAGTCCGccccgtcgaaggatgtcccagttgctgaagaaaagaaagattga
- the LOC126731086 gene encoding heat shock cognate 70 kDa protein 2-like, with protein MGKGEGPAIGIDLGTCYSCVAIWQHNRVEIIPNDLGNRTTPSYVAFNETHRLIGQAAKDQVSMNPTNTVFDSKRLIGRRFKDASVQHDMKLWPFKVIADPDHGRPIIVVTYKYEEKHFLAEEISSMVLIKMKEIAEAHCGSKIKNAVISVPARFNHSQRQATMDAGVIAGLNVMRLINEPTAAAIAYGLDKDDGTGEKNVLIFDLGGGTLDVSLLTVEEGIFEVKATSGISHLGGEDFDSRMVNHFIQEFKRKHKKDITGGKAFRKLWNACERAKRILSSNTRTAIEIDSLYDGIDFYSTITRAKFEELNMNLFMKCMEPVEKCLTDAKMDKRSIHDVVLVGGSTRIPKVQKLLQDFFDGKELCKRINPDEAVAYGSAVQAAILNDEGNIKVKKILCLDVTPLSLGLETSGEVMAVLIPRNTTIPAKKEEDFSAESDEKDRVTIQVYEGECTKSSDNNLLGRFVLSGIPPSPSGDPQIAVCFDIDVDGILNVSVKDKTTGKGNNITITDKGRLSKEKIKKLVQEAKKYKAEDEEHNMKAESKNALENYAFNMRNTFRDEKIAAKVRAVDKKKVEEAIEHTIDWLERNQLAEADEFEDKMSELESICTELIAKIGQGGYGNMCGAGQEAKERNKEFKIHQGVDINMNGIMHEYTKPNNICQSSTSNGHMDVATKRDYEAKEFKDKGLEAEKNIAQDKQDKKNKVEKYMAEDKEHKKKIEAKNALENCAHYMRYKINDVKNALTKTEDAIEQTILWLNRNQLAEADEFVEKMKVLEGICYPFIAKMYQGAGGDYGK; from the exons ATGGGAAAAGGAGAGGGTCCGGCGATCGGAATTGACTTGGGAACGTGCTACTCATGTGTGGCAATTTGGCAACATAATCGAGTGGAGATCATACCCAATGATCTGGGAAACCGTACCACACCTTCTTATGTGGCTTTCAATGAAACTCACCGCTTGATTGGTCAGGCAGCTAAGGACCAGGTTTCCATGAACCCCACCAACACTGTTTTTG ACTCCAAACGTTTGATTGGAAGGCGATTCAAAGATGCCTCTGTGCAGCATGACATGAAACTGTGGCCATTCAAGGTGATTGCTGACCCTGATCATGGGAGGCCCATTATTGTGGTCACATACAAGTATGAGGAAAAGCATTTTTTGGCCGAAGAGATCTCTTCAATGGTGCTCATAAAGATGAAGGAGATTGCTGAGGCTCACTGTGGTTCAAAGATCAAGAATGCTGTTATCTCTGTCCCAGCTCGTTTCAATCACTCACAGCGCCAAGCCACGATGGATGCAGGGGTCATTGCTGGTCTAAATGTGATGCGGCTTATCAATGAGCCAACTGCTGCTGCAATTGCATATGGGCTTGACAAGGATGATGGTACAGGTGAGAAGAATGTGCTCATCTTTGATCTTGGTGGTGGGACATTGGATGTCTCACTTCTTACCGTTGAAGAGGGTATCTTTGAAGTGAAAGCTACATCTGGTATTTCCCACTTGGGAGGTGAAGATTTTGATAGTAGAATGGTGAACCATTTTATTCAAGAGTTCAAGAGAAAGCATAAGAAGGATATTACCGGAGGTAAGGCTTTCCGGAAGTTGTGGAATGCTTGTGAAAGGGCTAAGAGAATTCTCTCTTCTAATACTCGAACTGCAATTGAGATTGATTCTTTGTACGATGGTATTGACTTCTACTCAACCATCACCCGGGCCAAGTTTGAGGAACTTAACATGAATTTATTCATGAAGTGTATGGAGCCTGTTGAGAAGTGTTTAACGGATGCTAAGATGGACAAGAGAAGTATCCATGATGTGGTTCTGGTTGGAGGGTCTACAAGGATCCCCAAGGTTCAGAAATTGTTGCAGGATTTCTTTGATGGGAAGGAGCTTTGCAAAAGGATTAACCCTGATGAGGCAGTTGCTTATGGTTCTGCTGTGCAGGCTGCAATTCTCAATGATGAGGGTAATATAAAGGTGAAAAAAATCTTGTGCCTAGATgtcactcctctctctctcggtTTGGAGACCTCTGGAGAAGTCATGGCCGTGTTGATTCCAAGAAACACCACTATTCCCGCCAAGAAGGAGGAGGATTTCTCAGCTGAATCTGATGAAAAGGATAGAGTGACCATCCAGGTTTATGAGGGTGAATGTACCAAAAGCAGTGATAACAATTTGCTAGGCAGATTTGTGCTCTCTGGTATTCCTCCATCTCCTAGTGGAGATCCACAAATCGCTGTTTGTTTTGACATTGATGTTGATGGAATCTTGAACGTCTCTGTCAAGGATAAAACCACTGGAAAGGGAAACAACATTACAATCACTGATAAGGGCAGGCTCTCTAAGGAAAAGATTAAGAAATTGGTGCAGGAGGCTAAGAAGTACAAGGCTGAGGATGAGGAGCATAACATGAAGGCTGAATCTAAGAATGCACTTGAGAACTATGCTTTCAACATGAGGAACACATTCAGAGATGAAAAGATTGCTGCTAAAGTTCGTGCTGTGGACAAAAAGAAGGTTGAAGAAGCAATTGAGCATACTATTGATTGGCTAGAGAGGAACCAGCTTGCTGAGGCAGATGAATTTGAGGACAAGATGAGTGAGCTGGAGAGCATCTGCACTGAGCTCATTGCCAAGATTGGTCAAGGTGGTTATGGTAACATGTGTGGAGCTGGACAGGAGGCTAAAGAGCGTAACAAGGAGTTTAAGATTCATCAAGGTGTTGATATTAACATGAATGGTATCATGCATGAGTATACGAAGCCTAATAATATTTGTCAGAGTTCTACTTCTAATGGTCACATGGATGTAGCCACGAAAAGGGATTATGAGGCTAAGGAGTTTAAGGACAAAGGGCTGGAGGCTGAGAAGAACATAGCTCAGGATAAGCAGGATAAGAAGAACAAGGTTGAGAAGTACATGGCTGAGGATAAGGAGCATAAAAAGAAGATTGAGGCAAAGAATGCGTTGGAAAATTGTGCTCACTACATGAGGTACAAAATCAAtgatgtgaagaatgctttaACAAAGACTGAAGATGCAATTGAGCAGACGATCCTCTGGCTTAATAGGAACCAGCTTGCTGAGGCAGATGAGTTTGTGGAAAAAATGAAGGTGCTAGAGGGTATTTGTTACCCGTTTATTGCCAAGATGTACCAAGGAGCTGGTGGTGATTATGGTAAATGA